Within the Candidatus Babeliales bacterium genome, the region TGAATGCGAGTGTTTTGAATAATTCAAGGATGCAACGCGTAGCTCTTGGAGCCGGTGTAAAGATTGAAGAGGTGGCTATGCTATTGAAACGCTTTGAAGAAGCGAAACAATATGTTAAGCTATTAAATAAATTTGGGTCAGTTTAGGCCCAAAAAACCTCTTTAGTTAGGGGTCCCCGTGCGTAGAGTAACGTAGCATGGGGTACAATATGTACATATTTTGTCAGTTTTAGCAAGGAAATTTCCTATGGCAGTTAGAATTCGTTTATCTCGAATCGGAACAAAAAATAGACCATTTTATCGCATTATAGCGACAGATGCTCGTAGCAAGAGAGATGGAGAAGTGCTTGCAAATGTTGGAACGTTCGATCCGGTTAATGGTTCAGTTATTCAGTTCCATGAAGATATTTATCAAGCATGGTTGGCTCAAGGTGCAATCGCGACAGATTCAGCAAAAAAAATCTATCGCTTGTACAAAAAGTCTGGAACATCAGCAGCAGCAGCTCCTGTGCAAGTAAGTGCTGATGAAGCTGTGAAAGCGGAAAAAGCTGAACAAACAGCGTAAGGCGAGAGTATGATAAGAGAACTGGTAACTTTTGTAGTGCAACAATTGGTTTCGCATCCGAATGATGTTGTAGTGAGTGTTACTGAGAAAGAAGATGGTAGTCTTCTTGAAATTAAAGTAGCGCCAGATGACCGAGGCCGCGTTATCGGAAAAGAAGGGCACACAATTAAATCACTGCGTGCCTTGATAGATGTAGCGGCATCCAATGGAAAAAAAGTTTCACTTGAATTGTCTC harbors:
- the rpsP gene encoding 30S ribosomal protein S16; this encodes MAVRIRLSRIGTKNRPFYRIIATDARSKRDGEVLANVGTFDPVNGSVIQFHEDIYQAWLAQGAIATDSAKKIYRLYKKSGTSAAAAPVQVSADEAVKAEKAEQTA
- a CDS encoding KH domain-containing protein, with product MIRELVTFVVQQLVSHPNDVVVSVTEKEDGSLLEIKVAPDDRGRVIGKEGHTIKSLRALIDVAASNGKKVSLELSR